A genomic region of Runella rosea contains the following coding sequences:
- a CDS encoding DegT/DnrJ/EryC1/StrS family aminotransferase, giving the protein MINVTKTYLPDFDQYVSYLRKIWDKSLLTNNGPLAQELEQGLKEYLNVDHLYFCGNGTIVLQMALKLLDEPGEIITTPFSYVATTNVILWENSTPVFVDIDSHTYCINPDLIEAAITERTRAILATHVYGNACDVEAIEKIAKKHNLIVIYDGAHAFGATLNGRSLLSYGDFSTCSFHATKLFHTVEGGAIIANDAKWHDKLHLLRAFGHRGDDYYFVGINGKNSEVHAAMGLCNLPLVPQLIAARKAVCDLYTELLDWNHLEAPQWVEGLGRNYAYYPVVFESETKTLEVRDFLVKNEITPRRYFYPSLNKLPFLKDAESCPVSEDISLRVLCLPLHAELPHEDVRRISELINQIL; this is encoded by the coding sequence ATGATTAACGTTACTAAAACATACCTTCCCGATTTTGATCAATATGTTTCTTATTTAAGAAAAATTTGGGACAAGTCCCTGCTTACCAACAATGGCCCCCTGGCGCAGGAATTGGAACAGGGGCTTAAAGAATACTTGAATGTAGACCATCTGTATTTTTGTGGCAATGGGACTATTGTGCTTCAAATGGCGCTCAAACTACTGGATGAGCCCGGAGAAATTATTACAACGCCTTTTTCGTACGTTGCAACCACCAATGTTATATTGTGGGAAAACTCAACGCCTGTATTTGTCGATATTGATTCCCATACCTATTGTATCAACCCCGACCTGATTGAAGCGGCTATAACGGAGCGCACGCGGGCCATTCTGGCGACTCACGTCTACGGTAATGCCTGTGATGTAGAAGCGATTGAAAAAATTGCAAAGAAGCATAATCTCATTGTTATCTATGACGGCGCTCATGCATTTGGCGCTACTTTAAACGGGCGTTCTTTGCTTTCTTATGGCGATTTTTCTACGTGCAGCTTCCATGCTACCAAGCTTTTTCACACAGTAGAAGGGGGAGCAATAATCGCAAATGATGCCAAATGGCACGATAAATTACATTTATTGCGAGCTTTCGGTCATCGGGGAGATGATTATTATTTTGTCGGAATCAACGGTAAAAACTCTGAAGTTCATGCAGCTATGGGGCTTTGCAACCTGCCGCTTGTGCCGCAGTTGATTGCGGCCCGTAAAGCGGTTTGTGATTTATATACCGAACTACTCGATTGGAATCATCTTGAGGCTCCTCAATGGGTGGAAGGACTAGGACGTAATTATGCCTACTATCCAGTGGTTTTTGAATCTGAAACCAAAACGTTGGAAGTACGGGATTTTCTGGTCAAAAATGAGATTACTCCGCGTCGTTATTTTTATCCTTCTCTCAATAAACTGCCCTTTTTGAAGGATGCGGAATCCTGCCCTGTTTCAGAAGATATTTCTTTACGGGTGCTTTGTTTACCTCTGCACGCCGAACTGCCCCATGAAGACGTAAGGCGCATTTCGGAATTGATTAACCAAATTCTGTAA
- a CDS encoding ABC transporter ATP-binding protein: MQVIVAEDISKKYIIDHQKAMRKSSTLRDTFSEKFKHFFGKGEQDEVEKEEFWALRDVNFTVEQGDRVGIIGHNGAGKSTLLKILSKITEPTGGKVTIKGRVASLLEVGTGFHPELTGRENIFLNGAILGMKRHEIKSAFESIVEFAGVEKFLDTPVKRYSSGMYVRLGFAISAHLSPEILIIDEVLAVGDADFQKKCLGKMRDVSESGRTILFVSHNLAAVQSLCNRAFYFEHGRLKMQGDTTHVVNNYLSHVAKTNLEHFWETPEEAPGSDEVRFRTVRIDPEYQGGKHYIDVTTPARVHIEFWNMAERADLNLSLHLYAFTGECIFNVGTTSQSFEKGLVSATLEIPGNFLNDGSYVISIMVVKDTSTVLFQLPDALSFEVEDHREGVTWYGKWPGYVRPQLNFQISQSEVLV; the protein is encoded by the coding sequence ATGCAGGTAATTGTAGCAGAAGATATAAGCAAAAAATACATCATCGATCACCAAAAAGCGATGCGTAAAAGTTCGACCTTGCGCGATACTTTTTCGGAGAAATTCAAGCATTTTTTTGGTAAAGGCGAACAGGATGAGGTAGAAAAGGAAGAGTTTTGGGCACTTCGCGATGTGAATTTTACCGTTGAGCAAGGTGATAGGGTAGGAATTATTGGCCATAATGGTGCTGGTAAATCTACTTTGTTGAAAATCCTCAGTAAAATCACCGAGCCTACTGGTGGAAAAGTAACGATAAAAGGACGTGTGGCGAGTTTACTGGAAGTTGGGACGGGTTTTCACCCTGAATTGACCGGGCGAGAAAATATCTTTCTTAACGGAGCAATTCTCGGCATGAAACGCCACGAAATAAAGAGTGCGTTCGAGAGTATTGTAGAATTTGCAGGGGTTGAGAAGTTTTTGGATACCCCCGTAAAACGATATTCGTCAGGGATGTATGTGCGACTTGGTTTTGCCATTTCGGCTCATTTAAGTCCTGAAATCCTCATAATTGACGAAGTACTTGCCGTAGGTGATGCAGATTTTCAGAAAAAATGCCTTGGCAAAATGCGCGATGTATCGGAGAGCGGTCGGACGATTTTATTCGTAAGTCATAATCTTGCCGCTGTGCAATCTCTTTGCAATCGTGCTTTCTATTTTGAGCACGGTCGCCTAAAAATGCAGGGAGATACTACGCACGTCGTCAATAATTATCTTAGCCATGTGGCCAAAACGAACTTGGAACATTTTTGGGAAACTCCCGAAGAAGCCCCAGGTAGTGACGAAGTACGCTTTCGAACGGTTCGCATTGATCCAGAGTATCAGGGAGGTAAACATTACATAGATGTAACAACCCCCGCCCGCGTTCATATTGAATTTTGGAACATGGCCGAGCGTGCCGATTTAAATTTAAGCCTGCACTTATATGCTTTTACGGGAGAATGTATCTTTAACGTAGGAACAACCTCGCAATCTTTTGAAAAAGGATTGGTGTCAGCTACGCTGGAGATTCCTGGCAACTTCCTGAATGACGGCTCTTACGTGATTTCAATCATGGTGGTAAAAGACACATCGACCGTATTGTTTCAACTACCCGATGCATTGTCCTTTGAGGTGGAGGATCACCGAGAGGGGGTTACTTGGTACGGTAAATGGCCAGGGTATGTGCGCCCTCAATTAAATTTTCAAATTTCTCAGTCAGAAGTACTGGTCTAA